One Campylobacter lari DNA segment encodes these proteins:
- the ftsH gene encoding ATP-dependent zinc metalloprotease FtsH: MNKKPNEPKDNPNNSFFNKNPIFIFAIFAIVMILLFKGFSDDGSMGIMGGENTKKVTYSELKTLIENNQIAQVNIGQTTIKAVSKTGNMVYITKKVPNDATFVPLLDSKGVSYGAFNESNWFIDILLSWVLPVFIFFGIWMFLASRMQKNMGGSILGIGSSKKLVNSEKPKVKFNDVAGVEEAKEEVKEIVDFLKYPERYINLGAKIPKGLLLVGPPGTGKTLLAKAVAGEADVPFFSVSGSSFIEMFVGVGASRVRDLFENAKKEAPAIVFIDEIDAIGKSRAASGMMGGNDEREQTLNQLLAEMDGFGTESSPVIVLAATNRPEVLDAALLRPGRFDRQVLVDKPDFKGRCDILKVHMKDVKISPEVKVEDIARLTAGLAGADLANIINEAALLAGRDSKKHVEQKDLVEAVERAIAGLEKKSRRINDKEKKIVTYHECGHALIAETTKGAKKVSKVSVIPRGLAALGYTLNTPEENKFLMQKHELLAEVDVLLGGRAAEEIFIKEISTGASNDLERATDIIKAMISMYGMSEIAGLMVLEKQRNTFLSGGQTIKDYSDKMAQDLDEYVKKTLDERYAGVKEILKTYSGAIEVMVQALYEEETIDGAKVREIIKNYEEENNLPTRLEEKEQEATKDN, from the coding sequence GATAATCCAAATAATAGCTTTTTTAATAAAAATCCTATTTTTATTTTCGCTATTTTTGCCATTGTGATGATTCTTTTATTTAAAGGATTTTCAGATGATGGTAGCATGGGTATTATGGGCGGAGAAAATACCAAAAAAGTTACTTATTCTGAATTAAAAACTTTAATCGAAAACAATCAAATTGCCCAAGTTAACATAGGTCAAACTACTATAAAAGCTGTATCTAAAACAGGAAATATGGTATATATTACTAAAAAAGTTCCAAATGATGCTACTTTTGTACCTTTGCTTGATTCAAAAGGCGTTTCTTATGGAGCTTTTAATGAAAGTAATTGGTTTATAGATATCTTGCTTTCTTGGGTTTTACCGGTATTTATTTTCTTTGGTATATGGATGTTTTTAGCTTCTCGTATGCAAAAAAACATGGGCGGATCCATACTTGGTATAGGAAGCTCTAAAAAACTTGTAAATTCAGAAAAACCAAAAGTTAAATTCAATGATGTTGCAGGTGTTGAAGAAGCAAAAGAAGAAGTTAAAGAAATAGTTGATTTTTTAAAATATCCCGAAAGATATATCAATCTTGGAGCAAAAATTCCAAAAGGACTTTTGCTTGTAGGTCCTCCAGGTACGGGTAAAACTTTACTTGCAAAAGCAGTGGCAGGCGAAGCTGATGTACCATTTTTTAGCGTATCAGGTTCATCTTTCATAGAAATGTTTGTGGGTGTTGGAGCTAGTAGGGTTAGAGATTTATTTGAAAATGCTAAAAAAGAAGCTCCAGCTATTGTATTTATAGATGAAATTGATGCTATAGGTAAATCACGTGCCGCAAGTGGCATGATGGGTGGAAACGATGAAAGAGAGCAAACCTTAAATCAACTTCTAGCAGAAATGGACGGCTTTGGCACTGAAAGCTCACCAGTAATCGTACTAGCAGCGACAAACCGTCCTGAAGTCTTAGATGCGGCATTGCTTAGACCGGGACGTTTTGATAGACAAGTTTTAGTAGATAAGCCTGATTTTAAAGGTAGATGTGATATTTTAAAAGTTCATATGAAAGATGTTAAAATTTCACCTGAAGTAAAGGTAGAAGATATCGCAAGATTAACAGCAGGACTTGCGGGTGCTGATTTAGCAAATATCATTAACGAAGCAGCTTTACTTGCAGGTAGGGATTCTAAAAAACATGTAGAACAAAAAGACTTGGTTGAAGCAGTAGAAAGAGCTATAGCGGGACTTGAGAAAAAATCACGTAGAATTAACGATAAAGAGAAAAAAATCGTAACTTATCATGAATGCGGCCATGCTTTAATCGCTGAAACCACAAAAGGTGCCAAAAAAGTAAGTAAAGTTTCTGTTATACCGCGTGGTTTGGCAGCTTTAGGATATACACTCAATACCCCTGAAGAAAATAAATTTTTAATGCAAAAACATGAGCTTTTAGCTGAAGTTGATGTGCTTTTAGGTGGGCGTGCAGCTGAAGAAATTTTCATTAAAGAAATTTCAACTGGTGCAAGCAATGACCTTGAGCGTGCAACTGATATCATAAAAGCTATGATTTCTATGTATGGTATGAGTGAAATCGCGGGTTTAATGGTGCTTGAAAAACAAAGAAATACTTTCTTAAGTGGCGGACAAACCATCAAAGATTATTCTGATAAAATGGCTCAAGATTTAGATGAGTATGTAAAGAAAACCTTAGATGAACGCTATGCGGGTGTAAAAGAAATTTTAAAAACTTATAGTGGTGCTATAGAAGTAATGGTGCAAGCACTCTATGAAGAAGAAACTATTGATGGTGCTAAAGTAAGAGAGATTATTAAAAACTATGAAGAAGAAAATAATCTTCCAACGCGCTTAGAAGAAAAAGAGCAAGAAGCTACTAAGGATAACTAA
- a CDS encoding phosphatidylserine decarboxylase produces MKTNFIAKAGWNLLIVLAIVFAIAQFIWGFSWLLWCIFILFACLFRTSKVDYIADPNTIIAPIEGKIKSIKTSSYKELGECIEVQIINNIVHQGNIIAPLDMDIEETRLRHGLFLCPFMKNTNLMGERMLFLARSKGKQWALRIIFGALNRKAHIDDFGHHLNHGQNIGFMFDGSVSLLLPKDTRICVNENDKVRIGALIGYLNP; encoded by the coding sequence ATGAAAACAAATTTTATTGCAAAGGCTGGCTGGAATTTACTCATAGTTCTAGCTATAGTTTTTGCAATAGCTCAATTTATATGGGGATTTTCTTGGCTTTTATGGTGTATTTTTATACTTTTTGCTTGTCTTTTTAGAACTAGTAAAGTTGATTATATAGCAGATCCAAATACTATCATAGCACCCATAGAAGGAAAAATAAAAAGCATTAAAACAAGCTCATATAAAGAGCTTGGCGAATGTATAGAAGTACAAATTATAAATAATATCGTTCATCAAGGCAATATCATAGCTCCACTTGATATGGATATAGAAGAAACTAGACTAAGACACGGACTTTTTTTATGTCCATTTATGAAAAATACAAATTTAATGGGCGAAAGAATGCTATTTTTAGCACGCTCTAAAGGCAAACAATGGGCATTACGCATCATTTTTGGTGCTTTAAATAGAAAAGCTCATATTGATGATTTTGGCCATCATTTAAACCATGGACAAAATATAGGTTTTATGTTTGATGGTAGCGTGAGTTTATTGCTTCCAAAAGATACTAGAATTTGTGTAAATGAAAATGACAAAGTACGCATTGGTGCATTGATAGGGTATTTAAATCCATGA
- the pssA gene encoding CDP-diacylglycerol--serine O-phosphatidyltransferase translates to MNFKLIYILPNLFTAASIFLGIISVIASINQNFDKALIYIILSLICDGLDGRVARATNSTSKFGVEFDSLADLIAFGVAPAILFYMSIGYEYGRFGSLIAGLFVVFGAIRLARFNVTTGTYEPSVFIGLPIPTAAVVSSLWVSAYLYYDFLHDFSLMIVCIQILLAFLMVSNIRYPSFKKIDLKRANVLKVLILLVVLFSMLYLYFLESALIVASLYVFYGIARSFFTLARKFKKD, encoded by the coding sequence ATGAATTTTAAACTAATTTATATTTTGCCTAATCTTTTTACAGCTGCTTCTATATTTTTAGGCATTATTTCAGTGATTGCTTCTATTAATCAAAATTTTGATAAAGCATTAATTTATATCATTTTATCATTAATTTGCGATGGCTTAGATGGACGCGTTGCAAGAGCTACAAATTCAACTTCTAAATTTGGAGTTGAATTTGATTCATTAGCAGATTTAATAGCCTTTGGTGTTGCACCTGCTATACTTTTTTATATGAGCATAGGTTATGAATATGGTCGTTTTGGCTCCTTAATAGCAGGTTTGTTTGTAGTTTTTGGTGCCATACGCTTAGCAAGATTTAATGTCACCACAGGCACTTATGAGCCTTCAGTTTTTATAGGACTTCCCATACCAACAGCTGCAGTTGTAAGTTCTTTATGGGTTAGTGCTTATTTATATTATGATTTTTTACATGATTTTTCTTTAATGATAGTATGCATTCAAATACTTTTAGCTTTTTTAATGGTAAGTAATATAAGATACCCTAGTTTTAAAAAAATCGATTTAAAACGTGCAAATGTTTTAAAAGTGTTAATCCTTTTGGTAGTCTTATTTTCTATGCTTTATTTGTATTTTTTAGAAAGTGCATTAATCGTTGCAAGCTTATATGTGTTTTATGGAATCGCACGCAGTTTTTTTACCTTAGCACGTAAATTTAAAAAAGATTAA
- a CDS encoding membrane protein → MNKNKLFRQIHIYISLFFLPLAFLYAVTGFAYIAGFDGESGAKIQSQKVQAIIQEGAEAEFLIDFLKKNNLKLPSSLEPKLNKKGDGIELGAINYTASIVKVDENNYEIITKERSLLGNMILLHKDKGMWYFSVLGLAFALAMIILYISGLLITIIAIRKDRGKQIAVLGAGFVITLIIAYLSV, encoded by the coding sequence ATGAATAAGAACAAATTATTCAGACAAATTCACATTTACATTAGCTTATTTTTCTTGCCACTAGCATTTTTATACGCTGTTACTGGTTTTGCCTATATAGCTGGTTTTGATGGAGAAAGTGGAGCTAAAATTCAAAGTCAAAAAGTTCAAGCCATTATCCAAGAAGGTGCTGAAGCTGAATTTTTAATTGATTTTTTAAAGAAAAATAACTTAAAACTTCCTTCATCTTTAGAACCAAAACTTAATAAAAAAGGTGATGGTATAGAGCTTGGTGCCATAAACTATACTGCAAGTATTGTTAAAGTAGATGAAAATAACTATGAAATTATTACAAAAGAAAGAAGCTTACTTGGTAATATGATTTTACTTCATAAAGACAAAGGTATGTGGTACTTTTCTGTGCTTGGATTGGCTTTTGCACTTGCTATGATAATCCTTTATATTTCAGGACTTTTAATCACTATCATAGCTATACGCAAAGACAGAGGTAAACAAATAGCGGTTTTAGGTGCTGGTTTTGTTATAACTTTAATCATAGCTTATCTTAGTGTATAA